The Saccharothrix violaceirubra genome segment AGAACACCGGGAACACCGCCACCGCCGACGCGCACACCAACGCCGCGTGCAGCCCCACCGACGCCAACGGCGACCGCTTCACGCCGCCTCCTCCCGCAACGCCCGCCGGTAGGCCGCCGCGAACACCAGCAGCACCGACAGGATCAGCACGCCGTAGGTCGACGCCACCGCGTAGTCCCGCGACGCCGCCGAGAAGAACCGCTCGAACGCGTAGGTCACCAGCAGCCGCGTGTTCGGGTTGGCCCCGGTGATCAGGTACACGACGGCGAACATGTTGAACGTCCAGATCACGCCGAGCAGCACCACGGTCCCCGACACCGCGCGCAGGCCCGGCAGCGTCACGTGCCGGAACCGCTGCCACGGCGACGCGCCGTCCACCTCGGCCGCCTCGTACAGCGTCGTCGGGATCGACTGGAGCCCGCCCAGCAGCGCGACCATCATGAACGGCGTCCCCAGCCACACGTTCACGACCATGACCGCGACCAGCGCCCAGTCCGACTGCCCCAGCCACACCGGGTCGGGCAGGCCGAGCGCCCGCAGCACCTGGTTCACGATCCCGTACCGGGCGTTGAGCAGGTGGCGCCACGCGAACGCGGACACGAACGCCGGCACCGCCCACGGCAGGATCAGCAGCGCCCGGTACACGGCCCGCCCGCGCACCTGGCGGTTGAGCAGCAGGGCCAAGCCGAGGCCCAGGGCGTAGTGGCAGAGGACGCACCCGAACGTCCACACCATCGTGCGGCCCAGCGTCCCCCAGAACGCCCCGTAGCCCGGATCTCCGGACAGGATGCCCGCGTAGTTGCGCAGGCCCACCCACTCGTAGGTCGCGGGCCGGCCGAGCACCGGGTTGGCGATGGTGCCCTCGTCGACGTCGGTGAACGTGAAGAGGACGCCTTGCCCCAACGGGAACAGCACCAGCACGGCCACGACCAGCACGACCGGCAACACCATCGCGTACGCGTACCAGTGCCGGGACAGGAAGGCGCGCACGCCGGTCAGCCGATCGAGTAGGACGGCACGACCTGGTCCCGATACGCCCCGGCCACCTCGTCGAGCGCGGCCTTGGCGCCCTTGCGCCCGGCGAGGAAGTCCGCGTACGCGGTCTTCAACGGGTCGAAGAGCTGCCCGCCCTCGGGTATCCACGGCCGCGGGTGCGCGGCGTCGACCACCGGGCGGAACGCCGCCACGACCGGGTTGGACTTCACGTCGGGGTGCTCGTAGGCGGACTTGCGGGTGGGCAGCAGGCCGAGTTCGCGGGAGACGCGGACCTGGTTGTCCAGGCTGCTCATGCAGGTCACGAACCGACGCGCGGTGTCGACCGACTTCCCACCCTGCCGGACCACGTAGTCGTGCCCGCCGACCGGTGCCGAGCCGCGCCCCTCGCGTTCGCCTGGCACGGGTGCGATGCCGAGGTTCGCGGCATCGGCGAACGCGGGGCCGCGCAGGTAGTCGGCGACCGACCACGGCCCGTTGACGACCATGGCGACCTCGCCGGCGGAGAACGCGGCCTGCATGCCGGCGTAGGAGTTGCCGGGGTCGAGCGCGGTGGTGGCGGCCCGCCCGTCGAGCAGGCCCTTGGCGCTCTCCAGGGCGCGGACGTTCTCCGGCGAGTTCACGACGATCTTCTTCCTGGGCGCGTCCACGAGGTCGCCGCCCGCGCCGTAGATGAACGGGAGCGCGTAGTAGGCGTCGTTGTTGAGGAAGAACGCCTTGGTGCCGCCCAGTTTTCCGGCGACGGCCTTCAGCTCGTCCCACGTGCGCGGCGGCGTGACGCCCGCGTCGGCGAGCAGCTTGCGGTTGTAGAACAGCGCCAGCGAGTCGGTCACCTGGGGCACGCCGTAGGTCCGGCCGCCGTAGCGGGTCGAGCCGACCGGGGTGTCGAGGAAGTCGGCCGTGTCGGTGCCGCCGAGTTCGACCAGGTAGCCCAGTTCGGCGAGCTGGGCCACCCACGCCACCTCGGCGCGCAGCACGTCCGGTCCGCGCCCGCCCTGCGCGGCGGTCTTGAAGTTGTTCGACGCCGCGTCGAACGCGACCGTCTCGACCTTCACCCGGTAGCCGCCGGCGGTGGCGCACTCCTGCGCGATCCGGGCGAACACCGGGCTCTCGTGGGGACCGCTGGTGTCCCAGTAGACGATCTCCCCGGGATCGTCGGCCGGACCACCGCACCCGCCGAGTGCCAGAAGCACCATGAGCAGACCGATCGAACGTCGCATCGCCTTCGCCTTCCCGACCTGTCCGCCCGGCGGGCGGGTTCGCAAGAACTTGCGGGAACCGCCTGGCGAACCTAAACCTCAGAACGCGGTCGGGTCAAGGTCGCGGCACCGATCAGGCCCGTAACGGAGCAGTGCGTTCGAGCGAAACGGCGAGGAGGTGCCGCAACTTTTGCCGTTCGACGAGGGGGCGTGATGCCTGGTCTGTCCGAGATCGCCCGCGCGGCGGGCGTGAGCATCTCGACGGTCAGCCGGGTGCTGAACCGGCGCGCGGGCGTGAACGAGGAGACCCGGCAGCGGGTGCTCGCCGTGCTGTCCGAGATGCCTTACACGCCAAGGGGTATCGGCGCGCTGCAACGCACGGGCGTGATCGGCCTGCTGGTGCCGGAGCTGTCGAACCCGGTGTTCCCCGCGTTCGCCGAGGCGTTGGAAGTGCGCGCGGCCCGGCTGGGCTACTCGTCGCTGCTGTGCAACACGCGTCCGACGGGCAGTGCCGCGATGGGCGAGGAGGAGTACGTCCGGATGCTGCTCGCCCGCGGCGTCGAGGGCATGGTGTTCGTGTCGCCGGAGATCACCAACACCGAGGTGCCGCTGGGCCAGGCGCCGCGGCCGAGCTATTACGCCAAGCTGCTCGCGGACGGCGTGCACATGGTGTTCGTCAACGGCGCCACGCCGGCGTTGGACGTGCCGGACGTGACCGTGGACGAGCAGCACGCGGGCTACGCGGCGACCCGGCACCTGATCGACGCGGGACACCGGCGGATCGGGTTCGTGTCGGGTCCGGCGCGGTCGTTGCCGTCACGGCTCAAGCGCGCGGGCTGGTCGGCGGCGTTGGAGGAGGCCGGGCTCCCCGCCGATTCGGCGTTCGTGGCGCACGCGGCGTACGACCCGGAGGGCGGCGCGGTGGCAGTGGGGACGCTGCTGGACACGATCGCGCCCACGGCGGTGATCTGCTCGTCGGACTACATGGCGATCGGCGTGCTGCGCGAGGTGCACCGGCGCGGGCTGTCGGTGCCCGACGACCTTTCGGTGGTGGGGTTCGACGACATCCGGCTGGCCGCTTACTGCTCGCCGCCGCTCACGACGTTGGCCCAACCGATCGAGGAGATGGCGGCGGCGGCCGTCGACGAGTTGGTGCAGCGGCTGGACCCCGACCGTCGCCGTCGGCAGTCGGGCAATTACACCCGGGTGTTCCGACCGCGCCTCGTGGTCAGGCAATCGTCCGGACCACCACGCTGAGCCAAATTGGTCTGGACCAAAGGTCCAGACCTATACGGGTGCTGATCTGCGGATACGATGTTTCCGAGGGACGGAAATCACCTCTACTTCAGTAATTGGTTCTGAACCGTTACGGTCACTTCATGGCGCGGTCGATGCATGTGCGACGCCCGGCGACGCTTGCCTCGCTGGCAGCGGAGCTTGGTGTTTCCCGGACAACGGTGTCCAACGCCTATAACCGTCCAGACCAGCTCTCACCGGAGCTGCGACGCCGGGTGTTGGAGACAGCCAGACGACTCGGGTACCCGGGGCCTGACCCCGTGGCCCGTTCCTTGCGTACCCGAAAAGCCGGAGCGGTGGGCCTGCTGCTCACCGAGAACCTGTCCTACGCGTTCCGCGATCCGGCGGCGATCGGGTTCCTGGAGGGCCTCGCACTCGCGTGCGAGGACGCCGGCCAGGGCCTGCTGCTGGTGCCCGCGAGTCCCGAGCGCGAGGACGTCGCGTCGGTGCACCGCGCGGGCGTGGACGGGTTCGTCGTGTACTCGGTTCCCGACGACGACCCGCACCTCGCGGCCGTCCTCGAACGCCCGGTGCCGACTGTCGTGTGCGACCAGCCCGACCTGGGCAACGTCGACCGCGTCGGCATCGACGACCAGGCGGCGATGACCGAACTGGCCCGGCACCTGATCTCGTTGGGGCACCGGCGGATCGGCGTCGTGTGCATGCGCCTGGCCCGCGATCGCAACGACGGCCTGGTGACCCTCGACCGGCAGCGCTCGGCGCACTTCCACGTGCAGCGCAACCGGATCTCGGGGCTGGAGCAGGCTTTCGCCGAGGTCGGCGTCGACTGGTCCACGGTGCCGGTCGCCGAGCGGTTCGACCACACCACGGCCTCCGGCGCGTCGGCCGCGGCCCAGGTCCTGGAGCGCGACCCGCAGATCACGGCGTTGATCTGCACGTCGGACATCCTGGCACTGGGCGCGCTCGGCGAGGCGCAACGGCGTGGTCTGCGCGTACCGCAGGACCTGACGATCACCGGGTTCGACGGCATCCGCGAGGCCGAGCAGGCGGGCCTGACCACGGTGCGCCAGCCGGTGCTGGAAAAGGGGCGCGCGGCGGGCAAGCTGCTGCTGGACTCGGGCGAGCGGTCCCGGCCGCGCTCGGTCGTGCTGCCGACCGAACTGGTCGTCGGCGAGACGTCCGCCGCACCGCGAGGGGCCGCCGAGGAGCGCTGGTTCGGTCCGTGAGGCGCTGAACCCGACGCACGACGACCCGGTGGCCCCCGCCGCGCCACCGGGTCCAATCCCACCGGGTCCAATCCCACCGGGTCCCTACTCCAACCGGAAGACCACCGGGTCGCTCGACTTGCCCGACACCCGCGCCGTCAGCAGGTAGTCGCCCGGACCGAGCCTCGTGTGCTTGCCGCACCCCGGCTCCGACGTGCTGCCGGCCCAGCGCGCGCCGAACTCGAAGCGCTCGCCCGGCGCCAGCACGCGGGACTCCCGGCCCTCGGTGGCCAGGCAGTCGTTGCTCGACCACAGCCGCACCTTGCCGTCGGCCGTCGAGACGACCAGTTCGCGGACCTCCCGCCCGATCTCGCGCAGGCACGGCAGCGGTCCGGTGTTGGACACCACGATCGCGAACTCCGGCTGCTCGCCCGACCGGTACGCGGGCTTGCCCACCTTCGCCGTGACACCGAGCTGGGCGTCCTCGCACACGGGCGGCGGGCCGGGCGGCAACGTCGGCGTCGGCGCGGGCGGCGGCGGGCTCGTGGCCGAGGACGACGAGGACGACGCCGCGACCGGGGTGTCGGCCGGCGAGGGCGGGTTGCTCTGCTGCGCGCCCTGCGGCACGACCGCCGGGCCCTCGCTGCCGACCATCGCGCCGACCAGCCAAGTCACGCCGACGAGCATCAGCGCGAACGCCGTGCCCGCCAGCATGCGACGCCGCCGGTAGACACCGGGCGGCAGAGGCGGTGGGTAGCCGGTCACCCGACAGACCGTAACCGGGCGATACGCCATCGTGGCTCAGCCTTCGGTAACCCAATGTGGTGAACGTGATCCCTGTCCGATTCACTTGCCGATGTCCGGCTTCCGGGTTCCAATCGCGGGTACCCGCACGCGCGCAACCGAGGGCTGGAGTCATGACTGCGATCGACGAGCTGCTGCGTCGCAACGCCGAACTGGGCAACGCCGTACCCGGCGACCGATCGTCGCCCAAGCCCTCCATGCGGGTGGCGATCCTCACCTGCATGGACTCCCGCATCCGGGTCTTCGAGATCTTCGGCCTGAAGCAGGGCGAGGCGCACGTGCTGCGCAACGCGGGCGGCGTCGTCACCGACGACATGATCCGCTCGCTGGCGCTGAGCCAGCGCAAGCTCGGCACCCGCGAGGTGCTGCTGGTGCACCACACCAACTGCGGCCTCGAACTCGTCACCGAGGACGACTTCAAGAACGAGCTGGAGCGGGACTCCGGCCTGCGGCCCCCGTGGTCGGTCGAGGCGTTCCGCGAGGTGAAGGACTCCGTGCGCGGCTCGGTCAACCGCGTGAAGCACAGCGCGTTCCTGCCGCACCGCGACCTCGTGCGCGGCTTCGTCTACGACGTGCACACCGGAGCGCTCACCGAAGTCGATTGAACCGGGGTCGACCGACCTGGGACACTGGCACCCGCCATGAGCCTGGATGCCGACGTCCTCATCGACTGGTTCACCGACACCGCGCGGGATCTGCCGTGGCGTCGGTCCGAGTGCACCGCATGGGGAGTGCTGGTCAGCGAGATCATGCTCCAGCAGACGCCCGTCGCCCGGGTCGAACCCGTGTGGCGGTCATGGCTCGAACGCTGGCCGCTGCCGTCGTCGATGGCCGCCGCGTCGCAGGGCGAAGTGCTGCGGGCGTGGGGCAAGCTCGGCTACCCGCGCCGCGCCCTGCGCCTGCACGAGGCCGCGAAGGCGATCGCCGACAAGCACGACGACGTGGTGCCCGAAGACGTGGACACGCTGCTGGCGTTGCCCGGCATCGGCGCGTACACGGCACGCGCGGTCGCGGCTTTCGCCTACGGGCAAAGCGTTCCCGTCGTGGACACCAACGTGCGCCGGGTCGTGGCGCGGGCCGTGCACGGCGCCGGCGACGCCGGTCCGCCGTCCACCACGAAAGACCTGCGCGACGTCGAGGCGCTGCTGCCCGACGAGAAGGCGGACGTGTACTCGGCCGCGTTGATGGAACTCGGCGCGCTGGTCTGCACGGCGCGCACGCCCAAGTGCGCGGACTGCCCGGTGATCGAGGACTGCGCGTGGCAGCGCGCCGGACGGCCCGCGTACGCCGGCCCGGCCAAGGCCGTGCAGAAGTTCGCGGGCACCGACCGGCAGGTGCGCGGCCTGCTGCTGGACGTGCTGCGCGGCACGGTCGAACCCGTGGCGAAGGCCCGGCTGGACGTCGTGTGGCACGACGCCGGCCAGCGGGACCGGTGCCTGGACTCGCTGCTCGTGGACGGGCTCGTCGAGCAGACGGCGGGCGGGCTGTTCGCCCTGCCCGGGGAGCACTGACGTGCACGCGCTCGTGGTGTTCTTCGACGAGGAGGCCGACGCCCGCGTGCGGGAGCTGTGGCGGCGGATCGGCGCGACGTTCCCGTACCCGCCGCACCTGACCTACGCCATCGCCGGGACCATCGGCCCCAAGGTCCGCGCCGAGCTGCGCGAGGACCTGTCCCGGCTGTGGTTGCCGGACCTGTGGCTGCACACGCTCGGCTCGTTCCCGAACACCCTGCACCTGGGCGCCGTGGTGGACACGGAACTGCTGGCCCTGCACTCGGCGGTCCACGACGTGCTGGCGGGTCGGGTGAAGCACCCCAGCGCCTACTACCTGCCGGGCAACTGGGTGCCGCACTGCACGCTGCTCGCCGAGGCGGACGAGGCCGCGGTGGCCGCCGCGTTCGCCGAGCTGCACCCCGTCGAACCGATCCGCGCCCGCGCCCGCGAAGTGTCCATTGTGGATACGCAGACGGCCACGATCGAGGTGCTCCGCCGGACGTAGCATCATGGCGGCATGGCAGTGAGTCGGAAGACCCGTCCGGCGCTGGCGGTCGTCGCCGTGCTGGCCCTGGTGACGGTGGGCGTGGTGGTGTGGCGGATCCCGTCGTCGGACGAGTCGCGCCCGGCCGCGGCGACCACCACCACGGCCGCACCGGCGACGGGACTGCCGGGCGCCGACGGCGCGGGCGACCCGTACTACCCGACCGACGGCAACGCCGGGTACGACGTCGAGCGCTACGACGTGACCGTCGAGTACGACCCGGAGACCAAGCGCCTCGACGGCCGGACCAGGGTCACCGCCACCGCGACGGCCGACCTGACCGGGTTCAACCTCGACCTCTACCGGCTGACGGTGTCCGAG includes the following:
- a CDS encoding carbohydrate ABC transporter permease codes for the protein MVLPVVLVVAVLVLFPLGQGVLFTFTDVDEGTIANPVLGRPATYEWVGLRNYAGILSGDPGYGAFWGTLGRTMVWTFGCVLCHYALGLGLALLLNRQVRGRAVYRALLILPWAVPAFVSAFAWRHLLNARYGIVNQVLRALGLPDPVWLGQSDWALVAVMVVNVWLGTPFMMVALLGGLQSIPTTLYEAAEVDGASPWQRFRHVTLPGLRAVSGTVVLLGVIWTFNMFAVVYLITGANPNTRLLVTYAFERFFSAASRDYAVASTYGVLILSVLLVFAAAYRRALREEAA
- a CDS encoding extracellular solute-binding protein; translation: MRRSIGLLMVLLALGGCGGPADDPGEIVYWDTSGPHESPVFARIAQECATAGGYRVKVETVAFDAASNNFKTAAQGGRGPDVLRAEVAWVAQLAELGYLVELGGTDTADFLDTPVGSTRYGGRTYGVPQVTDSLALFYNRKLLADAGVTPPRTWDELKAVAGKLGGTKAFFLNNDAYYALPFIYGAGGDLVDAPRKKIVVNSPENVRALESAKGLLDGRAATTALDPGNSYAGMQAAFSAGEVAMVVNGPWSVADYLRGPAFADAANLGIAPVPGEREGRGSAPVGGHDYVVRQGGKSVDTARRFVTCMSSLDNQVRVSRELGLLPTRKSAYEHPDVKSNPVVAAFRPVVDAAHPRPWIPEGGQLFDPLKTAYADFLAGRKGAKAALDEVAGAYRDQVVPSYSIG
- a CDS encoding LacI family DNA-binding transcriptional regulator, with product MPGLSEIARAAGVSISTVSRVLNRRAGVNEETRQRVLAVLSEMPYTPRGIGALQRTGVIGLLVPELSNPVFPAFAEALEVRAARLGYSSLLCNTRPTGSAAMGEEEYVRMLLARGVEGMVFVSPEITNTEVPLGQAPRPSYYAKLLADGVHMVFVNGATPALDVPDVTVDEQHAGYAATRHLIDAGHRRIGFVSGPARSLPSRLKRAGWSAALEEAGLPADSAFVAHAAYDPEGGAVAVGTLLDTIAPTAVICSSDYMAIGVLREVHRRGLSVPDDLSVVGFDDIRLAAYCSPPLTTLAQPIEEMAAAAVDELVQRLDPDRRRRQSGNYTRVFRPRLVVRQSSGPPR
- a CDS encoding LacI family DNA-binding transcriptional regulator, which encodes MARSMHVRRPATLASLAAELGVSRTTVSNAYNRPDQLSPELRRRVLETARRLGYPGPDPVARSLRTRKAGAVGLLLTENLSYAFRDPAAIGFLEGLALACEDAGQGLLLVPASPEREDVASVHRAGVDGFVVYSVPDDDPHLAAVLERPVPTVVCDQPDLGNVDRVGIDDQAAMTELARHLISLGHRRIGVVCMRLARDRNDGLVTLDRQRSAHFHVQRNRISGLEQAFAEVGVDWSTVPVAERFDHTTASGASAAAQVLERDPQITALICTSDILALGALGEAQRRGLRVPQDLTITGFDGIREAEQAGLTTVRQPVLEKGRAAGKLLLDSGERSRPRSVVLPTELVVGETSAAPRGAAEERWFGP
- a CDS encoding beta-class carbonic anhydrase encodes the protein MTAIDELLRRNAELGNAVPGDRSSPKPSMRVAILTCMDSRIRVFEIFGLKQGEAHVLRNAGGVVTDDMIRSLALSQRKLGTREVLLVHHTNCGLELVTEDDFKNELERDSGLRPPWSVEAFREVKDSVRGSVNRVKHSAFLPHRDLVRGFVYDVHTGALTEVD
- a CDS encoding A/G-specific adenine glycosylase encodes the protein MSLDADVLIDWFTDTARDLPWRRSECTAWGVLVSEIMLQQTPVARVEPVWRSWLERWPLPSSMAAASQGEVLRAWGKLGYPRRALRLHEAAKAIADKHDDVVPEDVDTLLALPGIGAYTARAVAAFAYGQSVPVVDTNVRRVVARAVHGAGDAGPPSTTKDLRDVEALLPDEKADVYSAALMELGALVCTARTPKCADCPVIEDCAWQRAGRPAYAGPAKAVQKFAGTDRQVRGLLLDVLRGTVEPVAKARLDVVWHDAGQRDRCLDSLLVDGLVEQTAGGLFALPGEH
- a CDS encoding 2'-5' RNA ligase family protein encodes the protein MHALVVFFDEEADARVRELWRRIGATFPYPPHLTYAIAGTIGPKVRAELREDLSRLWLPDLWLHTLGSFPNTLHLGAVVDTELLALHSAVHDVLAGRVKHPSAYYLPGNWVPHCTLLAEADEAAVAAAFAELHPVEPIRARAREVSIVDTQTATIEVLRRT